Proteins found in one Limnothrix sp. FACHB-406 genomic segment:
- a CDS encoding Uma2 family endonuclease: protein MVDAMDSRYFSPEEFLAWEAQQPERHEYLNGEAYAMAGGTLDHNAIAGNLFFALKAYLRGKPCRVFIGDVKVYVSEKGPYFYPDLVVTCDPRDFRSRQAIQYPCLIAEVLSPETAEFDRDQKFQQYARMESLKEYVLISSDRPALDRYYRPENAAPNCWEFTRYGATEFNPKAIDFDQQQCLLAEISFVLQSLNFNSTLAMIYEEVRLDRNLDNASELASVSDDSAL, encoded by the coding sequence ATGGTTGATGCAATGGATTCCCGCTATTTCTCCCCCGAAGAATTTCTGGCGTGGGAAGCACAACAGCCGGAGCGCCATGAATACCTCAACGGTGAAGCTTACGCCATGGCTGGCGGCACGCTTGACCACAATGCGATCGCTGGAAATCTATTTTTTGCACTGAAAGCTTACCTACGCGGTAAACCCTGCCGAGTCTTTATCGGTGATGTGAAGGTTTACGTTTCGGAAAAAGGGCCCTATTTCTATCCTGATTTGGTGGTGACTTGCGATCCTCGGGATTTTCGATCGCGCCAAGCGATTCAATATCCTTGCTTGATTGCGGAGGTCTTGTCGCCCGAAACGGCTGAGTTCGATCGCGACCAAAAGTTTCAGCAATACGCGCGGATGGAATCCCTCAAGGAATATGTGTTGATTAGCAGCGATCGCCCGGCTCTCGATCGCTACTATCGGCCCGAGAATGCTGCCCCGAATTGCTGGGAGTTCACCCGTTATGGGGCAACTGAGTTTAATCCCAAGGCGATCGATTTCGATCAGCAACAGTGCTTACTAGCTGAAATTTCCTTTGTACTCCAAAGCCTGAACTTCAACAGCACTTTGGCGATGATCTATGAGGAAGTTCGGCTCGATCGCAATCTAGACAATGCGTCTGAGTTGGCTTCGGTGTCTGATGATTCAGCCCTTTAA